The following are encoded in a window of Candidatus Afararchaeum irisae genomic DNA:
- a CDS encoding aldo/keto reductase: MTDREIPPIGLGTWQNTDPEQCADSVSFALDYGYRHIDTAQAYDNEEYVGDGLARADVDREDYFLATKVWIDSLGYDDVLSSTQESLEKLGVDYVDILYVHWPAGDYDSEDTMRAFNELYDDGKIRNIGVSNFTPEDLEEAVEVSDAPILANQVEMHPLLQQDEILGYADELGIEVVAYSPLARGKVFDIPELTEVADKHNADEAQVSLAWIDEKGAHPIPKATGSDHIRDNYAALELELDDEDIEKIDSIKREERLVDPDFAPDW, from the coding sequence ATGACTGACAGAGAGATACCCCCGATAGGACTCGGAACGTGGCAGAACACAGATCCCGAACAGTGTGCCGACTCGGTATCGTTCGCTCTCGACTACGGATACCGTCACATAGACACAGCGCAGGCTTACGACAACGAGGAGTACGTCGGAGACGGCTTGGCGAGGGCGGACGTTGACAGGGAGGATTACTTCCTCGCCACGAAGGTCTGGATAGACAGCCTCGGGTACGACGACGTCCTGTCGAGTACCCAAGAGAGCCTCGAAAAGCTCGGAGTCGACTACGTCGACATACTCTACGTCCACTGGCCTGCTGGCGACTACGACTCGGAGGATACTATGAGAGCCTTCAACGAGCTATACGACGACGGTAAGATACGTAACATAGGCGTGAGTAACTTCACCCCCGAAGATCTCGAAGAAGCCGTAGAGGTCTCCGACGCTCCGATACTCGCCAACCAGGTCGAGATGCATCCCCTTCTCCAGCAGGACGAGATACTCGGTTACGCCGACGAACTCGGTATAGAGGTAGTAGCCTACTCGCCACTTGCACGCGGAAAGGTCTTCGACATACCCGAGCTTACCGAGGTCGCCGACAAACACAACGCCGACGAGGCACAGGTCAGCCTCGCGTGGATAGACGAGAAGGGTGCACATCCGATTCCGAAGGCGACTGGCTCCGACCACATAAGGGATAACTACGCCGCTCTGGAGCTCGAACTCGACGACGAGGACATAGAGAAGATAGACTCGATAAAAAGAGAAGAGAGGCTCGTAGATCCCGACTTCGCCCCCGACTGGTAG